One genomic window of Leptospira paudalimensis includes the following:
- a CDS encoding helix-turn-helix domain-containing protein: protein MFKEVLDCKNASKNESYVAETLPYPSVHIVFERGNSIVYGVHQKKFSITLSGSGSVFGIKFKPAGFYPFYFNTITKLTNKRIPFNSLFNLTDDIKMEARICRTKDDKTKIELFESWIQNKSLKKDSKIEELNYIINGIKTNSSILSVDQIVKVYSIQLRTLQRLFREYVGVSPKWVIQQYRMQEIAERLEKDKSIHLADFTNEFGFFDQAHFNRVFKKMIGLSPEKYLESLN, encoded by the coding sequence ATGTTTAAAGAAGTTTTGGATTGTAAAAACGCGTCAAAAAATGAATCATATGTTGCGGAAACACTTCCTTATCCAAGTGTTCATATTGTTTTTGAAAGAGGAAATTCTATAGTTTATGGAGTTCATCAAAAAAAATTTTCAATTACTTTGAGTGGAAGTGGATCGGTATTCGGTATTAAATTTAAACCTGCCGGATTTTATCCATTCTACTTCAATACAATTACAAAATTAACTAACAAAAGGATTCCTTTCAATTCGTTATTTAATCTTACAGATGATATAAAAATGGAAGCAAGAATTTGCAGAACAAAAGATGATAAAACTAAAATTGAACTCTTCGAATCTTGGATTCAAAATAAATCATTAAAAAAAGACTCAAAAATTGAAGAATTAAATTATATCATTAATGGAATAAAGACTAATAGCTCTATATTATCAGTCGATCAAATTGTGAAAGTCTATTCGATTCAATTAAGAACTTTACAAAGGTTATTTCGAGAATATGTAGGTGTTAGTCCAAAATGGGTGATCCAACAGTATAGAATGCAAGAAATAGCGGAACGATTAGAAAAAGATAAGTCCATTCATTTAGCTGATTTTACAAATGAATTTGGATTTTTTGACCAAGCTCATTTCAATCGAGTATTTAAAAAAATGATTGGACTGAGTCCAGAAAAATACCTAGAATCATTGAACTGA
- the creD gene encoding cell envelope integrity protein CreD — protein sequence MSKLISSINLRLMILGVMIILFIIPLSMVGSLIEERNQSRLDAVTEVGEKWSQNQTFLGPILVIPYNIRIPKSGNAQSKEKWDYITEYAYFLPEDLGYQVGMVTEERKRGIYHIPLYTSKINAKGKFSPVKSSDFPLDTTYIYWDDARIIVSVSDLKGLGGDLKLTWNGKEKTFTPGTKSNFFPSGMSLPIPLEENEGNSIFKMDVSLKGSDTFSIIPIGKKTKMMMESNWRDPSFNGNILPVDREIFDGGFRSLWETSYFSRSFPQVIHSLDDSILNSIHNSAFGVSLLIPVDHYLKLERSVKYGLLFIVTSFTLFFLMEVFGGILLHPIQYVLIGCAMVIFYVLNLSLSEHIGYLMSYMISSLSVTILIGYYAIHALRNKKKGIMTGMYYLFLYSFLYIILASEDQALLLGSITLFMILALVMHFTRKVNWYQFGLNVENK from the coding sequence ATGAGCAAACTAATTTCGTCTATCAATTTACGTCTTATGATCCTCGGTGTGATGATCATATTATTTATCATTCCCCTTTCGATGGTAGGTTCCTTAATCGAAGAGAGAAATCAATCTAGACTAGATGCAGTTACTGAAGTAGGAGAAAAGTGGAGTCAAAACCAAACATTTCTTGGCCCAATTTTAGTCATTCCGTATAACATAAGAATTCCAAAGTCAGGGAATGCACAATCCAAAGAAAAGTGGGATTATATCACAGAGTATGCATATTTTCTACCGGAAGATCTTGGATACCAAGTGGGGATGGTAACCGAAGAAAGAAAAAGAGGGATTTATCATATTCCACTTTATACAAGTAAAATTAATGCAAAAGGAAAGTTTTCGCCAGTTAAATCAAGTGATTTTCCCTTAGATACAACTTATATTTATTGGGATGATGCTAGAATCATTGTATCAGTATCCGACTTAAAAGGATTAGGTGGTGACTTGAAACTAACTTGGAATGGCAAAGAAAAAACTTTTACACCAGGTACAAAATCAAACTTTTTTCCTTCTGGAATGAGCCTTCCCATTCCGTTGGAGGAGAATGAAGGAAATTCCATTTTTAAAATGGATGTTTCTTTAAAAGGATCTGATACATTCTCAATCATTCCGATTGGAAAAAAAACAAAAATGATGATGGAATCGAATTGGAGAGATCCTTCTTTCAACGGAAATATTTTGCCTGTTGATCGAGAAATTTTTGATGGTGGTTTTCGTTCTCTTTGGGAAACTTCTTATTTTTCTCGTTCGTTTCCACAAGTGATACATTCCTTAGATGATTCGATCCTTAACTCAATTCATAACTCTGCATTTGGTGTGAGTTTATTGATTCCGGTAGATCATTATTTAAAATTAGAAAGATCAGTAAAGTATGGATTACTTTTTATCGTCACAAGTTTCACACTCTTCTTTCTAATGGAAGTGTTTGGTGGAATTTTATTACATCCAATTCAATATGTTCTAATTGGATGTGCTATGGTTATTTTTTATGTTCTTAACTTGTCATTATCCGAACATATAGGATATTTAATGTCCTATATGATTTCTTCTCTCTCAGTGACTATCTTAATTGGTTATTATGCAATCCATGCTTTAAGGAATAAGAAAAAAGGGATTATGACGGGAATGTATTATCTCTTTTTATATTCTTTTTTGTATATCATATTGGCATCAGAAGATCAGGCATTGTTACTTGGTTCAATTACGCTCTTTATGATATTAGCACTTGTAATGCATTTTACTAGAAAGGTAAATTGGTATCAATTTGGTTTGAACGTAGAAAACAAATAG
- the creC gene encoding two-component system sensor histidine kinase CreC: MVTNYHQFFFILAIGFYYLIDKTEESIRPRYMETIEESLNDTTHVLSAIVEERINANPNERFHLKSLVESLFRKPFQNVRNRSFEAKIYSLLKTNADLQIYITDSKGIVIFDSESYREDLNYSKYNDVYLTLKGKYGVRSSKMIETEKEGALFIASPIRFQNQIIGVLTVIKPKVGVIPFIEEAKHKFWRISLLVASSIAIVFSLLAYISFRPILRLSQYITALRNKEKKPFPKLGMKELNELGKEVDQLVVELEGKKYVESYVQTLTHEVKSPLSSILAAVELIHSHPNEIERLTKTIDSEAKRIQNLIDQLLELSSLEGKNSIELNDTIDLISFLNEILFRFEIELERKSLSVKKIFPESSVMINGNQNYLRMAIENIIRNSIEFANQNDLIVIKLESISNHQTKLIISDQGQLIPEYALTKVTDKFFSLPRPIGQRKSSGLGLSIVKEILDFHTAELKIQNRIPKGVEVSILFQKQ; the protein is encoded by the coding sequence TTGGTTACGAATTATCATCAGTTTTTTTTTATCTTAGCAATTGGTTTCTATTACTTAATCGATAAAACCGAAGAATCGATTCGTCCTCGTTATATGGAAACTATCGAGGAATCATTAAACGATACAACTCATGTCCTTTCAGCAATCGTTGAAGAACGAATCAATGCAAATCCGAACGAAAGGTTCCATCTTAAATCTTTAGTAGAATCATTATTTAGAAAACCATTTCAAAATGTACGTAATCGTAGTTTTGAAGCAAAAATTTATTCATTATTAAAAACAAATGCAGATCTTCAAATATACATAACTGATTCAAAAGGAATCGTAATTTTTGATTCTGAAAGTTATCGAGAAGACCTAAATTATTCCAAATACAATGATGTTTATTTAACCTTAAAAGGAAAATATGGAGTTAGATCGAGTAAAATGATTGAAACAGAAAAGGAAGGGGCTTTGTTCATTGCCTCTCCCATTCGTTTTCAGAATCAGATTATTGGCGTTTTGACGGTCATCAAACCTAAAGTTGGTGTCATTCCCTTCATTGAAGAAGCAAAACATAAATTTTGGCGAATCTCATTACTCGTGGCTTCATCGATTGCGATTGTATTTAGTTTGCTTGCCTATATAAGTTTTCGACCCATTTTACGTTTGTCTCAATACATTACAGCGTTACGAAACAAGGAGAAAAAACCGTTTCCAAAATTAGGAATGAAAGAACTAAACGAATTGGGTAAGGAAGTTGATCAATTGGTAGTCGAGTTGGAAGGAAAAAAATATGTAGAATCATATGTGCAAACTTTAACACATGAAGTGAAAAGTCCTTTGTCTTCGATTCTTGCAGCAGTAGAATTGATACACTCACATCCAAATGAGATAGAACGACTAACTAAAACAATAGATTCAGAGGCAAAACGGATCCAAAATCTTATCGATCAATTATTGGAACTATCATCATTGGAAGGCAAAAATTCAATCGAATTAAATGATACTATTGATTTGATTTCGTTTTTAAATGAAATATTGTTTCGATTTGAAATTGAATTGGAAAGAAAATCTTTGTCAGTGAAAAAAATATTCCCAGAAAGTTCGGTTATGATCAATGGAAATCAAAACTACCTACGGATGGCCATTGAAAATATAATTCGAAATTCTATAGAATTTGCAAATCAAAATGATTTGATTGTGATAAAATTAGAATCTATTTCCAATCATCAAACAAAATTAATCATTTCTGACCAAGGTCAATTGATTCCTGAATATGCTTTAACAAAGGTTACGGATAAGTTTTTTTCCTTACCTAGGCCAATTGGTCAGAGAAAAAGTTCTGGCCTTGGTTTAAGCATCGTAAAAGAAATTTTAGATTTTCATACAGCAGAATTGAAAATACAAAATAGAATACCCAAGGGAGTGGAAGTGAGCATTTTGTTTCAAAAACAGTAA
- a CDS encoding response regulator, translating into MIKILLIEDEPGIQESIQITLESEGFLLTIASTGSEGLNMVTADVSIVILDIGLPDLNGFEVLKLIRQKYQIPVIFLTARNSEIDKVLGLEIGADDYIVKPFSPRELLARIRAILRRTQNPVFSEAISNQKIRISLDKKLVYFNGNSLNLSPYEYKTMELFIKWPGRIFTREEIMDIVWTEPEDSFDRAVDTVIKNIRARFKEIDPNFDPIETRRGQGYGLKEII; encoded by the coding sequence ATGATCAAAATTTTACTCATCGAAGATGAACCAGGCATACAAGAATCCATTCAAATTACATTAGAGTCTGAGGGTTTTTTACTGACAATCGCATCCACAGGATCAGAAGGACTCAATATGGTGACAGCTGATGTCTCAATTGTGATCTTAGACATTGGTTTGCCAGACTTAAATGGTTTTGAAGTTCTAAAATTGATCCGTCAGAAATACCAAATCCCAGTGATATTTTTAACAGCACGAAATTCCGAAATCGATAAGGTACTTGGATTGGAAATTGGAGCTGATGATTATATCGTAAAACCATTTAGTCCAAGAGAACTATTGGCAAGGATAAGAGCTATCCTTAGGCGAACACAAAATCCGGTGTTTAGTGAAGCAATATCCAATCAAAAAATTAGGATCTCTTTGGATAAAAAACTAGTATATTTCAATGGAAATTCATTGAATTTATCACCTTACGAATACAAAACGATGGAATTGTTTATTAAGTGGCCTGGAAGGATCTTTACTAGAGAAGAAATTATGGACATTGTTTGGACTGAACCTGAAGATAGTTTTGATCGTGCAGTGGACACTGTGATTAAAAATATTAGAGCTAGATTTAAAGAAATAGATCCTAATTTTGATCCAATAGAAACCAGAAGAGGTCAAGGATACGGATTAAAGGAAATTATATGA
- a CDS encoding DUF4349 domain-containing protein, translating into MKKIKLPIYLLILFLFWSCGNAQEESVSMESEERKIASASAEKKVAPSSPSLEESADSTAQRKETTIGPVFLPIQNNQDRLLEFQVDLSYQTSDLIKTRKDFLVFVSKYGFIENSSAMNSESPYMNVKMHIRSDKLYDALLELDTYGTLLSENISTIDHTEGMVWEKIKTNREKIRYQRRVSANHQTTGNSRNWSAIEDAITESENEIDQTELQVWKINDKVKWATLNVSFSIPTPAEKIIVPQYQNAFVGIFNLFLELTYVLVWMTPVFVLIGLLYFPARKVLNWIRKKN; encoded by the coding sequence GTGAAAAAAATAAAATTACCAATTTACCTTCTTATTTTATTTCTCTTTTGGAGCTGTGGAAATGCACAAGAGGAAAGTGTTTCAATGGAATCGGAGGAGAGAAAAATTGCGAGTGCATCTGCTGAAAAAAAAGTAGCACCCAGTTCTCCTTCATTGGAAGAAAGTGCCGATTCCACTGCACAGAGGAAAGAAACTACAATTGGGCCAGTTTTCCTTCCAATCCAAAATAACCAAGATCGTTTATTAGAATTCCAAGTCGATTTAAGTTATCAAACCTCTGATTTAATCAAAACCAGAAAAGATTTTTTGGTATTTGTGAGTAAGTATGGGTTCATTGAAAATAGTTCAGCAATGAATTCGGAATCACCCTATATGAATGTGAAAATGCACATTCGTTCTGACAAACTATACGATGCATTATTGGAATTGGATACGTATGGGACATTACTAAGTGAAAATATAAGTACGATTGATCACACAGAAGGAATGGTTTGGGAGAAAATTAAAACCAACCGAGAAAAAATTCGTTACCAAAGAAGGGTATCTGCCAATCACCAAACAACAGGTAACTCAAGGAATTGGTCTGCAATAGAAGACGCAATTACGGAAAGTGAAAATGAGATCGACCAAACAGAACTTCAAGTATGGAAAATCAATGATAAAGTAAAATGGGCTACATTAAATGTCAGCTTTAGCATTCCCACTCCTGCTGAAAAAATTATCGTACCCCAATACCAAAATGCATTTGTAGGAATTTTCAATTTGTTTTTGGAACTCACATATGTTTTGGTTTGGATGACTCCTGTTTTTGTATTGATAGGATTATTGTACTTTCCCGCTAGGAAAGTACTGAATTGGATAAGAAAAAAGAATTAA
- a CDS encoding U32 family peptidase C-terminal domain-containing protein, which translates to MKSFRNIPELLLPAGNLDKLNIAYLYGADAVYCGVPRYSLRARENEFSMEDLQTAVSIARNLNKKIYFTVNNIPRNSKLGSYHKYLEQMASLKPDALIMADPGLIHITKNAYPELDIHISVQSNTMNYAAVEFWKAYGAKRVILSREVSIPEIKEIKEKVPDMEIEVFVHGSICIAHSGRCFMSNYFKNRDANQGSCNNACRDLYKVYVTNPKQNDEPMELITDEDGTFLMNSKDLRAIEFLQELCDAGVDSLKVEGRTKNDFYVGMVARSYRKTLDGIKRGESFDRKWLEELDKLSSRKYFSGFLTRGMEDQIPVEEQNFQNNEFGTSLQKTHHYVGLVKGYQHKNQRVIIEVKNKIEKGDVLEVINPLSEDVVPIVVNEMYYKNNIVDVVSGGIGSAEITVPFEITKQSFLTKRIL; encoded by the coding sequence ATGAAATCTTTTAGAAACATTCCAGAACTATTATTACCTGCTGGAAACTTAGATAAGTTAAACATCGCGTATTTGTATGGAGCAGATGCAGTTTATTGTGGAGTACCACGTTATTCGTTACGTGCGAGAGAAAATGAATTCTCAATGGAGGATTTACAGACAGCAGTTTCAATCGCAAGAAACCTAAATAAAAAAATTTACTTTACGGTGAATAACATACCTCGTAACTCCAAACTTGGTTCTTATCATAAGTATTTAGAACAAATGGCAAGTTTAAAACCTGATGCTTTGATTATGGCAGATCCAGGATTGATTCATATAACTAAAAATGCATATCCTGAATTAGATATCCATATCTCTGTACAATCAAATACAATGAACTATGCCGCAGTTGAATTTTGGAAAGCATATGGAGCAAAAAGAGTTATTTTGTCTAGAGAGGTATCGATTCCTGAAATTAAAGAGATAAAAGAAAAAGTACCAGATATGGAGATCGAAGTTTTTGTTCATGGTTCAATCTGCATTGCTCATAGTGGAAGGTGTTTTATGAGCAATTATTTTAAAAATCGAGATGCAAACCAAGGATCCTGTAATAATGCATGTCGTGATTTATATAAAGTGTATGTTACAAATCCAAAACAAAATGATGAACCCATGGAACTGATAACGGATGAGGATGGAACATTTTTAATGAATTCCAAAGATCTACGTGCCATTGAGTTTTTACAAGAGTTATGTGATGCAGGAGTCGATTCACTTAAGGTTGAAGGGAGGACCAAAAATGATTTTTATGTTGGCATGGTTGCCAGAAGTTATCGAAAAACATTAGATGGAATCAAACGTGGAGAGAGTTTTGATCGGAAATGGTTGGAAGAATTGGATAAACTTTCTTCCAGAAAGTATTTTTCAGGTTTTTTAACAAGAGGTATGGAAGACCAAATACCAGTAGAAGAACAAAATTTTCAAAACAATGAGTTCGGAACAAGTCTACAAAAAACTCATCATTACGTAGGTCTTGTCAAGGGATACCAACATAAGAACCAAAGAGTCATCATTGAAGTAAAAAACAAAATAGAAAAGGGAGATGTCTTAGAAGTGATCAATCCACTTTCAGAGGATGTTGTTCCTATTGTCGTCAATGAAATGTATTACAAAAACAATATAGTTGATGTTGTTAGTGGGGGAATTGGTTCTGCTGAAATTACAGTACCCTTTGAAATCACTAAACAATCCTTTCTAACCAAACGAATCCTATAG
- a CDS encoding OmpP1/FadL family transporter produces the protein MIPSRNFKFILILIWIEITPGIPSKIEAFQGIIQPAFGARQAGMGGAFQAVGGSVMDLESNPSHLARVHRTKWELGSSFHFPTIAYNDSYIDQNPLKSYQNKIVENPRAVLPYLGIIKPITENISIGFALYAQGGGGGHFKNIKRFTPDGRTINDTFNTIIPVIGETNSAVEDLTFRFMTVKSTLGVGIKEGRFAFGLGLDFVYGFMQLKRTYQDETRSLTIPGGIRYQSDSAFTLGGKIGFSYDITENIRIAYSYTSRNVLPLDGTMHVDSYLPERSFGTRVSRYMIWPDKHIAGISYHNDRWIIDMDIKYIPWSESFNSSKFRLEDVWVRTPIGVETNAFQFNLNWRNQTILALGTEYKWNEKYKSRMGYSYGNNIIPASGVSPMLGASIEHHFSLGGSITWNETSFHIACEYGFPKKTVGGKTSDWTLSHSVFSTSEIHPIQYSYQKSMSVFSIYLGLEQYI, from the coding sequence ATGATTCCGAGTCGCAATTTCAAATTTATACTGATTCTAATTTGGATAGAGATCACTCCAGGTATCCCTTCCAAAATAGAGGCGTTCCAAGGAATCATACAACCAGCGTTTGGTGCAAGGCAAGCGGGTATGGGTGGCGCATTCCAAGCTGTTGGAGGATCAGTAATGGATTTAGAATCAAATCCATCTCATCTTGCACGTGTTCATCGAACGAAATGGGAATTGGGATCTTCTTTTCATTTCCCAACCATTGCATATAATGATAGTTATATAGACCAAAATCCTTTAAAATCATACCAGAATAAAATTGTAGAAAACCCAAGAGCCGTTTTACCTTATTTAGGGATCATCAAACCAATCACTGAAAACATAAGTATCGGATTTGCATTGTATGCACAAGGAGGTGGAGGTGGTCATTTTAAGAATATCAAACGTTTCACTCCAGATGGACGCACGATTAATGATACATTTAATACTATCATCCCAGTCATTGGCGAAACAAATTCTGCAGTGGAAGACTTAACCTTTCGATTTATGACCGTCAAATCAACATTGGGTGTTGGCATCAAAGAGGGAAGATTTGCATTCGGACTTGGATTGGATTTTGTTTATGGTTTTATGCAATTAAAACGAACCTACCAGGATGAAACAAGAAGTCTTACGATTCCTGGTGGAATCAGATACCAAAGTGATTCTGCTTTTACACTTGGAGGTAAAATTGGATTTTCTTATGATATTACAGAAAACATAAGAATCGCATACTCATATACTTCTAGAAATGTATTACCTTTAGATGGAACCATGCATGTGGATTCCTATTTGCCAGAACGATCCTTCGGGACTAGAGTCTCTCGTTATATGATATGGCCAGATAAACATATCGCAGGAATCTCGTATCATAATGACCGATGGATTATCGACATGGACATTAAATACATTCCATGGTCCGAAAGTTTTAATTCGAGTAAATTTCGTTTAGAAGATGTATGGGTGAGAACACCTATTGGAGTAGAAACAAATGCATTTCAATTTAATTTAAATTGGAGAAATCAAACTATTCTCGCTTTGGGAACAGAATACAAATGGAATGAAAAGTATAAATCACGAATGGGTTATAGTTATGGAAATAATATCATTCCAGCAAGTGGAGTGAGTCCAATGTTAGGTGCAAGTATCGAACATCATTTTTCTTTAGGTGGAAGTATCACATGGAACGAAACTTCATTTCATATCGCTTGTGAATATGGATTCCCTAAAAAAACAGTTGGAGGTAAAACTTCTGACTGGACATTATCACACTCTGTATTTTCTACTTCTGAAATACATCCAATACAATATTCATATCAGAAATCGATGAGTGTATTTAGCATTTATTTAGGACTAGAACAATACATTTAA
- a CDS encoding cbb3-type cytochrome c oxidase subunit I: MFPIQSVWLLRSSLVYLLLGTLLGALLMSQKIFLWDHSFWFLLPIHYSIMVWGFFIQFIMGTAYWMFPKHLSDLPRGSHFQAWFLFYSYNIGFVFFVLIQLNQLPNDFERYAKILICLAIVMFIRLLWVRSISYNS; this comes from the coding sequence ATGTTTCCTATTCAATCCGTTTGGTTATTGAGAAGTTCATTGGTATATTTGCTGTTAGGTACCTTATTAGGTGCGCTTCTCATGTCGCAGAAAATATTTTTATGGGATCATTCATTTTGGTTTTTATTGCCAATTCATTATTCGATCATGGTTTGGGGATTTTTCATACAATTCATTATGGGAACAGCATATTGGATGTTTCCAAAACATTTATCAGATTTACCAAGAGGTTCTCACTTTCAAGCTTGGTTTCTTTTTTATTCTTATAACATTGGATTCGTTTTTTTTGTTTTGATTCAGTTAAATCAATTGCCAAACGATTTTGAACGATATGCCAAAATTCTCATTTGTTTAGCAATTGTAATGTTTATTAGATTACTTTGGGTTAGATCTATTTCATACAATTCTTAG
- a CDS encoding bacteriohemerythrin — MIANWDVKYETNISEIDSQHKKLFRLINQIESIYEENKNRLSDNSKLLIEAVSELEDYTISHFLIEERVMELNQYPELEAHKKQHDRFTDKILELKKRLTSGNLLTNDLELNHFFSDLIQFLRLWLTNHILKEDMNYKPFIKLDL; from the coding sequence ATGATCGCAAATTGGGACGTTAAATATGAGACCAATATTTCAGAGATTGACTCTCAACATAAAAAACTGTTTCGACTCATCAATCAAATTGAATCCATTTATGAGGAAAACAAAAATCGTTTATCTGATAATTCAAAGTTATTAATTGAAGCAGTTTCAGAATTAGAGGACTATACCATTAGTCATTTTTTGATTGAAGAACGAGTGATGGAGTTGAACCAATACCCAGAATTGGAAGCTCACAAAAAACAACATGATCGTTTCACTGATAAAATATTGGAACTGAAAAAAAGATTAACATCTGGTAATTTATTAACAAATGATCTCGAATTGAATCACTTTTTCAGCGATCTAATTCAATTTTTAAGGCTTTGGTTAACAAATCATATTTTAAAGGAAGATATGAATTATAAACCGTTTATCAAATTAGATTTATAA
- a CDS encoding fasciclin domain-containing protein, translating into MIIILLSFALVGTNCGKGDDADAGKGISAVSDDKSQQDVLKIAIGSKDHTTLVAAVQAAGLVDSLANQGPFTVFAPTNDAFAKLPAGTVDDLLKPSQKDTLKNILEYHVVVGNLTEAILKSEYTGKEDELGMANGAHTKVTVKNGKTLINGATIIASIPAANGIIHVVDTVLLPPEKK; encoded by the coding sequence ATGATTATAATCCTCCTCAGTTTTGCTCTTGTAGGCACAAACTGTGGAAAGGGTGACGATGCAGATGCTGGAAAAGGAATCTCTGCTGTATCTGATGATAAGTCACAACAGGATGTTCTAAAAATTGCGATTGGATCAAAAGACCATACCACACTCGTTGCAGCCGTCCAAGCGGCAGGTCTTGTTGATTCTCTAGCAAACCAAGGACCATTTACAGTTTTTGCACCAACAAATGATGCATTTGCAAAATTACCTGCAGGGACTGTCGATGATCTTCTGAAACCAAGCCAAAAGGATACGTTAAAAAATATTCTAGAGTATCATGTGGTGGTTGGTAACCTAACAGAAGCTATCCTAAAGTCTGAATATACTGGAAAAGAAGATGAACTTGGTATGGCAAATGGCGCTCACACTAAAGTAACCGTTAAAAATGGAAAAACACTAATCAATGGTGCAACCATCATTGCTTCCATTCCTGCAGCAAATGGAATCATCCATGTTGTGGATACAGTGTTACTTCCACCAGAAAAAAAATAA
- a CDS encoding c-type cytochrome: MNRYNSKEGSIRLKIGITMGLISFLTIFACGGEKTEETPASNAGSKGIGPVSSVTIGALDQSMADRGKKQFEAKCSACHKFEEKVVGPALQGVTQRRTPEWIMNMILNPMEMTQKDPIGQELLAEHLVQMTFQNVKEEEAREILEYFRKMDLK, from the coding sequence ATGAATCGATACAATTCAAAAGAAGGATCCATTCGACTAAAAATCGGAATCACAATGGGTCTTATATCGTTTTTAACAATTTTCGCTTGCGGAGGAGAGAAAACAGAAGAAACACCTGCATCTAACGCTGGTTCAAAGGGTATTGGTCCCGTATCTTCAGTCACTATTGGTGCACTTGACCAATCAATGGCAGATAGAGGGAAAAAACAATTTGAAGCAAAGTGTTCAGCATGTCATAAATTTGAAGAAAAAGTCGTAGGCCCAGCTCTTCAAGGTGTTACACAAAGAAGAACTCCTGAATGGATCATGAATATGATTCTAAACCCAATGGAGATGACTCAAAAAGATCCAATTGGACAAGAGTTACTTGCTGAACACCTCGTACAAATGACATTCCAAAATGTGAAAGAGGAAGAAGCGAGAGAGATTCTCGAATACTTCCGTAAAATGGATTTAAAATAG